From one Agrobacterium fabrum str. C58 genomic stretch:
- a CDS encoding ABC transporter ATP-binding protein — translation MSGNALCRIDDLSVRYAAADAPALRKASLTIRQGQRLAIIGESGSGKSTLGKAIAGLLPARAQVSGDISWSRDSGLFTGRPMPGRDIGTIFQDTGATLNPVLTIGEQVAEGAVRHLGLSWRQGRDLARDLLERVRLPHPSHLLSAYPHQLSGGQRQRVAIAAAIAARPAILIADEATSALDTVTQAAIAALLDGLVREEETTLVFITHDIGLASSLADDIAVLSAGELVEHGPARRVLSAPTHPYTRTLLADYLDLSTPPLISEAAP, via the coding sequence ATGAGCGGCAACGCGCTTTGCCGGATCGACGATCTCAGCGTCCGTTATGCAGCGGCCGACGCACCGGCACTGCGCAAGGCTTCACTGACGATACGGCAGGGACAGCGGCTGGCGATCATCGGTGAAAGCGGCTCGGGCAAATCCACACTCGGCAAGGCAATCGCCGGGCTTCTGCCCGCAAGAGCGCAGGTTTCGGGTGATATTTCCTGGAGCCGTGACAGCGGTCTTTTCACCGGCAGACCGATGCCGGGCCGCGATATCGGCACGATCTTTCAGGATACCGGCGCAACGCTGAACCCGGTTCTGACCATCGGCGAACAGGTGGCCGAAGGGGCAGTGCGGCATCTCGGTCTCTCTTGGCGGCAGGGGCGCGATCTTGCCCGCGATCTTCTGGAAAGGGTGCGGCTGCCACATCCTTCACACCTGCTTTCCGCCTATCCGCACCAGCTGTCCGGCGGGCAGAGGCAACGTGTGGCGATTGCCGCCGCCATTGCGGCGCGTCCCGCGATCCTGATTGCCGATGAGGCGACGAGCGCTCTCGACACCGTCACGCAAGCAGCCATCGCCGCCCTGCTGGATGGTCTCGTACGCGAAGAGGAAACAACGCTTGTTTTCATCACCCATGATATCGGCCTTGCCTCCAGCCTTGCCGATGACATCGCGGTTCTGAGCGCCGGAGAGCTTGTGGAACACGGCCCGGCCCGCCGGGTACTTTCCGCACCCACACATCCTTACACCCGCACGCTGCTTGCCGATTATCTCGATCTTTCGACCCCGCCGCTCATCAGCGAGGCCGCGCCATGA